GCGAATCCTGCAAAACCATTGTGAATAGCAATGGCCTCGTGACCCCGGGACTGACACCACAGTACACCGGCGCGGATGGCAGCATTCATGCCTCCTGCTGGAGCACCAACGTTGATGAAGGCAATTTTCATACGCTTATATGTTGTTAGCTGACCGAGAAAAGTCACAAGTTTGACAGAAACCAGGAATAGCGCTTACCTTCTCCTTTGGCAGAAGCAGGGCCGGTTCCGGCGTGGTCATGATTTGGAACGATTGGTACTGCTCTGCAAACTCGGAATCACGAAGCGACATGGCTTGGTCAAAATCTTGGGCCTCGATTGCTGTGGCCACCTTTTTCGTATCTTTCACTGCCTGCATTAAAGGCTTGCGGACAATCTTGTTTTCGTTGACAGCGATGAAGCAAGTCTCCGTCTCGGGCGTTGCCTCAATGACGGCCCTGACAGCCTCTACGCCCATCTGTGTGGCGATGATACGGTCGTAAGCAACCGCTCGTCCACCACGCTGGACGTGTCCTAGTGTAGTAATTCTTGTATCCAATGCCAGACCGTTCTTGTCTGCCAACAGATCCTTGACCTCCTCGGGTGTGATCTTCTTGCCATTGCGGTCATTGGCACCCTCGGCGATAATTACGATTGTCTTGCGCTTGCCCAGTTTTCGGTGCTGTATGAGAGTGTAAATTTAGCGACCGTCGACACCAGCTGCGAGGTTTTAGAGTCAAATGAACCAACCTTTTCCACTACGGCATACATCCCCTCCTTCCAGTTGCCCTCCTGAGGGTGCTCcgggatgaagatgaagtcAGCACCAGTGGCAACTCCGGCGAGTAGTGCAAGCCATCCGCAATGCCTTCCCATGACCTCAATCACAAATGCACGGGAATGTGATGCAGCGGTGGCCTCGATGTAGTCGACCATCTCGCAAATTCGAGAGAGAGCCGAGTAGCAACCGATCGTTGCGTCCGTTCCAGACAGGTCATTGTCGATCGAGCCCACAAGTCCAACGATGTTGAGGTGCTTGTAAGGGGCAATCTGCTCCTCCTTCAGTTCACCTTTGCTTACAAGCTCCTCCAACAACGAAGGCCACTCGGCGCGGAACTTGTCGGCACCCGTTAGAGAACCGTCTCCACCGCAGATAATGAGTGCGTCGATGCCGTTAAGAACCATGTTCTTGGCCGCGGTGAGACGTCCGGGCCGCTCGTAGAACGCCATGCACCGTGCCGTACCAATCAGCGTTCCGCCCTCGGAGAGCCAGCCTCGGACGTCCTCTGCCTGCATTTGCCTGATGAAGTTTCCTCCCTGCACCAAGCCCTCGTATCCTTCATAAACACAGAATGCGTCGCAACCCAGATGTATGGACATGCGGACAATGGCGCGAACAGCTGCGTTCATGCCCGGGGCGTCGCCGCCGGACGTCATAACGgcgattttctttttgggcGCCATGATGAAATTACGTGTCTAGGAAGGTATTCGTATGCGTATGGCCTCTCGGTCGTTTCGTTTTTGCTCCTGACGAGGTCTACGGGGTATTTGTGAAAGAAAGAATACGGATTCTAGGTTGCTGGGGTAAAACAGTCAACGCAGTGCGCAAAAGAAAAGTTGGACACAAGAAGCCCAAGAGATCGTAGATGCAAGTATGGGCTGTGCCAAGAACGTGGCTGTCTGTTCAACAACTGGAGGGTGCTCCGAGCTGACGTCGGTGCCCCACGAATGGAATTGAAGAATAGGCTAACTATCTTATCGGCAGTCGCGCGGGGATCTCTTGACCAAGCTGCCAACACTGTGCGTGTGGCCTGATTTCTGACAATTTATTGGCTTCCATTGCGCCGGACAGGGCACAAGAGGGTGCCTGCCGCCGACCTGGGTCTGCGTGGGTAAGATTGTTGGGtcgcaaaaaaaagttttgCGGGATTTACAATGGTAGTGGAACTTCATTGCGGCCATGATGAATTTTTCTATGAAACTATACCTGGACTGGAGGGGTGAGCCTTCCATTGATGGAGATGCTGATGACGAAACCTATTCCACAGTGGGTTTCCTGAATGCCCCTCAATGCCCGTACGTCAGAGCTCCGGACAAAAAGTCACCGCGTCATGGTAATTGaacatttttttattttacagTATATGTCTGATAGTAGCAACAAAGTATCGTCAATATGCCGTATCCAAGCTATGAATTTCATATCTGATACTCAATTGCATCAGCCAATGGCATTTCAATCGAATGAATTCAGCAAAATGAGGAATTGAGGCTCGTTATGGCGGGGTTGTGCTGGAGCTATGCGAAATCATAACTATTGTCTCAACTTCGGGTTGTTATCGTTATCAGACCATACCCACTATACAAGCCACAAGCCACCAGCCAGGCCCATTCATAGCCGTTAAAGATCGGCAAGGATCAACGACCTGCCAGCGCGTCGCGCCGAGTCCAAGCTTAATCCTCTCAAATGCGATTGCACAAAGCCACTCAGACATTTGATTGACCTGGATACAACTAGTTACACAGAACTCGGTAGGCTTGGCGGAGGATATTCGCAAGGTCGCGATGCCTCCACCTTCACCATTCTCTCTGCGGCCATGGCCAACCGGCGACAAGAAGCCCAAGACAATGGGCGAGTTCATCGCGCGGGCCAACGCCGGACCAGGCGGCTTTAGGAGTCTCAATGCCGATGACCTCCGGGCCCAGATCGAAGCTCGCAAGACAGGCACCACGCCCGTAGAGCCGAGCGCCGAAATGGAAATCGATGCGGCCAGCGACTCGGACGAAGAAGGAGACAATCAAACCATGACAACTGAGGCATTGAGAAAGGCTCGAGACGAAGTGCTGAAGAACATTGAGTATGCCTACCAGAGTACATCTTGTTCGGAAGGCAAATAACGAACACTAACGTATTTTCGTTCTTCTCAGAATTGCTCACCAAAGCGCTATGATGACCCAAGACTTGGTGTCCCTGCTGATGTCCAAAGAAAACCCCACGACGGCCAAGACAACCATATCTCCTCACATTGCCTCTCTCAAGTTAATTGGTACATTGGGTGCCGACAAGCTAGCTGCTCCCCAGGTGAACGCCGCTAGGATACTTGACGGCAAGACAATGGCTACGGGTTGGAAGCTTATTGAAGTTGACAAGACTGTCGACTCCGTTATGGTGGCTGCAACCCGGCTCCAAAAAGAAATTTCGCTTGAAACTGCATACTGGGCAGAGGTTCTTGGCGTCAGTGAGAAGGGCTGGTCCGTATGTCGCCTGCCGTATGAAAAACAAACCTTGGGCGTCAGATTTGGCTTTTCAGAGTGTACGGAAACCAATCATCTCCCGAATGGCATCAAAATCATAAACCGAGAAATTTTGCTAACTAGATGTATGGTGGCTTAGCGACCCCTGAGTTTCAAAAGAAGAACCTGGCTCCTATGCGACGAAAAGCTGACGGCTCTGTTGATCTCGCCGCGGCCAGTGTAGCACAGAGCCAACGGGTACGTGTATCGATTGAGAGGGATCAGACAATAGTTGGCCGCTCTGCCCTGCCGAGCCCAACTCCCCCTGACGCGCCACTCGAAGCTCGTGTTCTAGAGGCAAGAAACACCATTTTCCATCAAGAGCTATGGCATGAGATCAACCGGGAGGCCCGCACTCTTTTGGCTCACAACGTGCGTCTTGATGGTTCTACAGTTGTGGTCGAGATGGACAAGAGTACCAAAGCTGTGTTCAGTCTGGTCACACTTGGCGAGAATGAACCGGCGGCAAGCACAGGCAGCGACAGGTCTTCGGAGGACGTTCTTGCTGAGACTGTCAGTAGTGCGCTGAGCCTGCTCCTATCTCATGCACACCGTCTAAACATGCGTATGCGATCACAACCTGGTCCTCCGCATCTGCGGCGATCACGCCTTGGACAGCCGTACGCCTTGATCAAGGGAGTCATGGCATACTTGGAGTACGAGAATTCCGTTGGAAACGCCACTCGCTTTATGTCGGATCTCACTGTAGTCCTTCAATCTGCCGGCTACCCGCATGCATCCTACACGCTGACTGAGCCGTCCATCACAATCTCGAGCTCCTCTGCACGTCACGCGTCGTCCTCGGAGGCTCTTTTGAGCTCTCTCACTACCCCTCGGGAATTTCAGCTAGAGCTGACGATGACCCCTAAAGCGCGGGTGCTGATCAGCGGAACAACGATCCTTTATCCGAATCTTCTCACGAGTTACACCGTTAGGCTTTTGCCGCCCTCTGATGACGCAGACGCCCCAGAAGACGAGCCACCGCCATCCAATGTCTTGCGCACCTTGTTCCCACCAGCAGAATTTTACCCCAACTTCAGGGAGGTGATGCTgtggattgcaggtgctgtcCCGCGCGTTATGGCCGACGAAGCAGAGGAGTTTGCGTTCAAGCTTGCCAAGCTCACGCCTGTAGACTCGGAAGAGCGGCGTGACTTTGTAAAGTCAATAAGCGGCATCGCTGTGCATGGCACCCAGCCGGATCAATCTGATGTCAAATTCGAAATTCGTCTTTCGGGCATCGATCTGAAGAGCGGAGGAGGGCGAGAATCAGATGCAGAAAAAAGGCTATCAGGGCAATATACGCCTGAGTTGCATGTCTTTGGGAAATGGTCGGCACCGAGCGGCAATGGTGATGTTCTCCAACATGAGTGGATCTGGTCGGTGGATCGCAAGGAAAGCATGTCTCTGGAGGAGGTATATCAAGGACTTCTGAGGGGTGATCTTGTCCTGTGAGCAACTGATGTACCTAGCTAGTCTAATATGTTGTTGGGTCGCTAGGGGACCTTCTTAAACAATCAACCTCACAGTACAGTAATAGGGTTTATAGCCAATACAACGTTCTCAGTGCTAATGTCTCCTACGTATTTTGTTGACTCTGTCTCCAGCGGCTGCACTAAACAACTCTGGAATTCGCAACCTGATGTTAACTACCTAAGTAGGACATGCGCGTTTACGACGTCGAGCTGTTTGATCCACTCTGCCTTACGTAACGCCATTGCCCACCCAACAATGTACAGCTTCAACTTCCGGATTCAGAGATTTCATGATTGGGTCAGATTCAGGCTGGAAAAATGAGAAATATTTCAACCTCTCAAAAACAACATCACATTTTCCAATTACTGCGTTACTGGGAATTCCAAGCCAGAGGAATCGCCGTCTCGCAAGTCAGTTCAAAGCAGTAATAAACACAGAAGAAAAATATATTAAAAAGCCTCACGTCAACTATGGCAAGCAACGACGCATCAGGCCCAGTCACAGACTACGACAAATTCATGGTTGAGGGCTGGGGCAGCGTGCAAGAGTTCATGGCCGCCTTCAAGCTTCAGCCGGGCGACATGGCCAAGGCGCACCGGATCATTGACGAGATATGCGCGCCGCAgcccgacgacgaggatgtgGACGAGGATGGCGACGGCGCCATCGACTATGACAAGTTCATGAAGGACGGCTGGGGCTCCGCGGACAAGTTCTTGGCGGCGCACGGGTTGAAGGCGGGTGAGATGGACAAGGCTAGGAGGATCATCGATCAGATGTGCGCACCTGACGAGGATGAGTGAAGGGTGGTGGGTTTACTCTTGTTCTTTTGCATAAGAAGGCGATGATCGGAAACTACGATGCCCTGACATCACCCGAGCCGAGATGGGCTGCATTTACGCGCCGACTCGGGTGTGTACGCCGGTTGCGCTGATGCCATGATGCGTCCTGGTTTGAAACTCGGGTGTGACTACATGGACCTGGGACTTCAGGGCCTACACTCACAGTCTTGGGCTCATTCCACGTCCCAAGCTGTCGGCCACCATTTGGCTGCTCGAAGCCCAGAAAGAATCAGACACTTGAGCATAGAGTTGATCAATCTGCAGCAAGCCGCCTCCATTTGGGCATATCCAACCTTGTCAATTCCGGCCAGGGAATGTCAAAAACATAGAAGCAACCTCATTTAAAATGGAAATTATAAGTTCTTTCCATTCATTATGTTGATGCAAAGCAGCCTTCCTCGAAGTGTCGGGTGAGAGGAATATAGTCTCGCATCGGCGATATCTACTAGCACGATCCGATGGGTGGAACGAAGAAACTCCGCCGAGTCCAGGCGGGCAGGATTGTGTACCTTTTGCGCTGTTGAACGCCTCAATCTCCAGCAGCTACAAAGTAAAAAGCAACAACTGAAATTGGACAGAAATAGCCAATGGCAGTTTCTCCGTTGTCGGGCAGGCACCGGCCAGCAAAAACAGTGACCCCTCCCCCACCTTTTCTTTGGGCCCTGTGGGGCGTGCCTCAACAATCAGCAACCTTGCGTGGCAGGAATACTCGGTATCAACAGCCTACGCAATTTTGCAGCCATCTATCTGCAGCCACGCTATCAGCCAGGACTGCCTACGGAGTGTTTGTAAATCGGAACCGAGCTCTGCGTCGCAACATGGGACAGGATATCCAAAGGGGCTCATTCCTGCATGCGAAGATTGCCTGCAGGAGGGCTGGAGCTTCCCGGTGCTCGGCGACGTCAGGTCCGCTCAACGAACCTGGTTCAATCTGTCTGCCACAATAACCAGTAGCAAAAGTCAATTTTGGTTCATAGCTTGGCTAGGGTTCATCGTGCTCGATCTGATCACTGGACAGAGATTGATGCGCTGAGATTATCCTTTCTTCAGATGATGACTTCTCCCGGTGCCTTGCCTAAATCTGGTGTTACAAGGCCTAGGTTTAGttctaggtaaggtagtctAGGTGGTGTACTGTATGTAGGTGCATTCAAGAATGCCGACCAGCTGGCAGTTGGATTTGCTTCTCCACCCCGAATGTCCGTCCGAAATGGccggtctccaggtcttcttccCGCCCGCTTCCATCATCCTTTTCACTGTCCACAGGCCTTTTAAGTAGAACAACCACCGCAACCGGGGTACATTAGCGCGGCCTTCTTCTGCGCTCATTCCCATGCCCCTCAACCGCACCGCCCCGCAGTTCATTCTCAAGTCTTT
Above is a genomic segment from Pyricularia oryzae 70-15 chromosome 7, whole genome shotgun sequence containing:
- a CDS encoding 6-phosphofructokinase codes for the protein MAPKKKIAVMTSGGDAPGMNAAVRAIVRMSIHLGCDAFCVYEGYEGLVQGGNFIRQMQAEDVRGWLSEGGTLIGTARCMAFYERPGRLTAAKNMVLNGIDALIICGGDGSLTGADKFRAEWPSLLEELVSKGELKEEQIAPYKHLNIVGLVGSIDNDLSGTDATIGCYSALSRICEMVDYIEATAASHSRAFVIEVMGRHCGWLALLAGVATGADFIFIPEHPQEGNWKEGMYAVVEKHRKLGKRKTIVIIAEGANDRNGKKITPEEVKDLLADKNGLALDTRITTLGHVQRGGRAVAYDRIIATQMGVEAVRAVIEATPETETCFIAVNENKIVRKPLMQAVKDTKKVATAIEAQDFDQAMSLRDSEFAEQYQSFQIMTTPEPALLLPKEKRMKIAFINVGAPAGGMNAAIRAGVLWCQSRGHEAIAIHNGFAGFARHHGDKPLGAVRPFDRLEVDGWASRGGSEIGTNREVPSQSGMELIAKLIGQYGFDALFVIGGFEAFQAVSELRRAQEEYPSLRIPMALLPATISNNVPGTEYSLGSDTALNALVDYSDMIKQSAAATRRRVFVIETQGGKCGYLATLAGMACGASAVYTPEEGISLDMLAADVAHLKEIFAHDKGQSRAGRLVLVNEKASNVYNAKLIADILREEAHGRFEARDSIPGHVQQGGVPSPMDRSRAVRLAIKCIQHLEQYGPKPHEKVKADPRSAGVIGIRGADVVMTPMKEVEDTETDWPNRRPLNAFWTEMKESVDILGSRGPYPRPEPTLKGLKAKDVKRGLE